From a single Methanomicrobium sp. W14 genomic region:
- a CDS encoding CPBP family intramembrane glutamic endopeptidase, which produces MTEGFENLNLKIFALIFALTAVCIITPFTWALPAYVTNFAYALMQVAPFIFLALLSYMSERYPGLKIFATLLLLVIILLMAVVSLSSGILPLLPSGFFESLESGGGELSVNTNVMDSTEMAQIVPGIAFLLLSAFAAVLLSLAGQIRAFRVFLSRYIPIDPDSFVHKTALTLILAITLLSFVPLLVTGIAPFLSPAFLDSSVSSILSEGIISQDIFSLLWVIAASFIAAGLWINRSLPEVLERLGLNRISKKEFLYAVGLGAVMVGVFLVIDNGITAIWEFFGWTVTDSDSVNLLFAAYLTPAAAFIGAISAGFSEEIAVRGLLQPRFGILIPSVLFASLHAFQYNWDSVLAVFIAGIVFALIRRYYCTTVSAITHTVYDLILFCALILGLGI; this is translated from the coding sequence TTGACAGAAGGATTTGAAAACCTTAACCTGAAAATTTTTGCATTAATCTTCGCACTAACGGCTGTCTGCATTATAACCCCTTTTACATGGGCTTTACCGGCGTATGTCACCAACTTCGCATACGCTCTGATGCAGGTGGCCCCGTTCATATTTCTTGCACTGCTTTCTTATATGTCTGAAAGGTACCCGGGACTAAAGATATTTGCAACCCTGCTTCTCCTGGTGATAATTCTTCTTATGGCGGTAGTCTCGTTAAGCTCAGGGATATTACCACTTCTTCCTTCAGGGTTTTTTGAGAGTCTTGAATCAGGAGGCGGTGAACTTTCAGTAAACACAAATGTTATGGATTCAACAGAAATGGCACAGATTGTTCCGGGAATAGCCTTTCTGCTGCTTTCAGCTTTTGCAGCCGTTCTCCTCTCGCTTGCAGGGCAGATTAGAGCTTTCCGGGTATTTTTATCACGGTACATCCCGATAGACCCTGACTCTTTTGTTCATAAGACCGCACTCACTCTTATACTTGCAATAACGCTTCTTTCGTTCGTGCCTCTTTTAGTGACGGGCATTGCACCATTTCTGTCACCTGCATTTCTCGACAGTTCTGTAAGCTCTATACTGTCTGAAGGAATAATCTCACAGGATATCTTTTCGCTTTTATGGGTAATAGCGGCCTCTTTTATTGCGGCTGGTCTTTGGATTAACAGAAGTCTTCCTGAGGTTCTGGAAAGACTGGGTCTTAACAGAATTTCCAAAAAAGAGTTTTTGTACGCAGTCGGGTTAGGTGCCGTCATGGTGGGTGTATTTCTTGTCATAGACAACGGAATAACGGCAATCTGGGAGTTTTTCGGGTGGACTGTCACGGATTCCGATTCGGTCAACCTGCTCTTCGCAGCTTACCTGACCCCGGCCGCAGCATTTATCGGCGCGATATCGGCAGGGTTCAGCGAAGAGATTGCTGTAAGAGGGCTTCTGCAGCCAAGGTTCGGGATACTGATACCGTCAGTTCTTTTTGCATCCCTCCATGCATTTCAGTACAACTGGGACTCGGTTCTCGCTGTCTTCATTGCAGGAATCGTATTCGCGCTCATAAGAAGATACTACTGCACCACGGTATCTGCGATAACGCACACCGTCTATGACCTGATACTTTTCTGTGCACTGATTCTCGGACTGGGGATTTAA
- a CDS encoding methanogenesis marker 12 protein, with translation MYIGIDHGTTAIRFATGEKHFKISRTDAVSFEYRDLGCLCDIDKIEGIAVCYSMGDSISDITGIDKVENRGVVTRDGAGEHIGGGTKVYDEVKRSGIPAIVIPGIHRTSPTDPRFKVYSHQTSPEKLGIAYEVSKKLGDDIIVCDASSNTVTLLISGGKITGAFDACIFAPGNVHGAIDVDGIRKIDEGVWSANEAFMHAGVRENVPSEMQNKTVAMFAAMECASMRLLNKNAKIAVAGSLAPAISDEISSLLGTKVYVYDEWCAAKGLSSIAEDVFEKGKRNILGLKVSV, from the coding sequence ATGTATATAGGAATTGATCATGGAACGACTGCAATACGTTTCGCAACGGGGGAGAAGCATTTTAAAATATCAAGAACGGATGCCGTGTCCTTTGAATACCGTGATTTAGGCTGTTTATGCGACATAGATAAAATTGAAGGCATTGCCGTCTGCTATTCGATGGGTGACAGTATCTCTGATATAACGGGAATAGATAAAGTTGAAAACCGCGGTGTCGTTACAAGAGATGGTGCAGGAGAGCACATCGGAGGCGGGACGAAGGTCTATGATGAGGTGAAACGAAGCGGAATACCTGCAATAGTTATTCCCGGAATACACAGAACTTCCCCGACAGACCCGCGTTTCAAGGTGTATTCTCACCAGACAAGTCCTGAAAAGCTTGGAATAGCGTATGAGGTCTCAAAGAAGCTCGGGGACGATATTATCGTCTGTGATGCAAGTTCAAATACCGTCACCCTTCTGATATCCGGAGGAAAGATTACAGGAGCATTTGATGCCTGCATATTTGCTCCGGGAAACGTGCACGGTGCGATTGACGTTGACGGAATAAGAAAGATAGATGAAGGAGTCTGGAGCGCCAACGAGGCATTCATGCATGCAGGGGTCAGGGAAAACGTCCCTTCTGAGATGCAGAACAAAACCGTTGCGATGTTTGCGGCAATGGAGTGCGCTTCAATGAGGCTTCTTAATAAAAACGCAAAAATAGCCGTTGCCGGGTCGCTTGCACCAGCAATTTCGGACGAGATTTCATCACTTCTCGGAACAAAGGTTTACGTTTATGACGAATGGTGCGCCGCAAAGGGACTTTCGTCCATTGCAGAGGATGTATTTGAAAAGGGTAAACGAAATATACTCGGGCTGAAAGTGTCGGTATGA
- a CDS encoding HAMP domain-containing sensor histidine kinase: MMQKAFVPFIKAYNDSGGDPGNIDLYAIKKELGENYDLYIIDKNHRVISSTKKYDNGLNFSYDTNFCEFLDKALVLGEYHGDRIVRGTRDTLNISKYAYYPSPDREYVLELSYDTKDYSKTRERLKYHATTDSIKEMNPYLYSVKIYDIYAMTIGEPDEPDNFTKNLILQNVIRKRSDFVFKNQTGGTVTRYRYINLSDENFGSDMSVVLAFTYSPESMQKELNRILFSNIVSFLLILSLLVIVFYLATDLMARPIKNIVGDVDEIAKGNLDHRIRISGGREFVSLRNSIENMVGNLKTTIEELKESRRTIKKYNEELEKRVEIRTSDLKEANSEANFYIDLMTHDINNANTAALGYAQMIEESAGEESCGNIKRLISSIGHVTEIISNVSLIRTINSSEKHLKPVSLDANIRNVILHYPDMDIKHEDSGYSVLADELLGEVFSNIIGNSKKYAGIDCKIVITAEEKNDNIIVCVDDNGPGITDEVKKNIFDRLFQEKGKAFKNGSGLGLYIVKNLVEKRYEGKVFADDIIEDHPEHGLRICVMLKKAQTLTDLVDD; this comes from the coding sequence ATGATGCAAAAGGCATTTGTACCGTTTATAAAAGCTTACAACGATTCAGGCGGAGACCCCGGAAATATCGACCTTTATGCTATCAAAAAAGAACTCGGTGAAAATTATGACCTGTATATAATAGACAAAAACCACAGGGTCATAAGTTCCACAAAAAAATATGACAACGGCCTCAACTTCAGCTATGATACAAATTTCTGTGAATTTCTGGATAAAGCCCTTGTCCTTGGAGAATATCATGGCGACAGAATAGTCAGGGGAACAAGGGACACTTTAAACATAAGCAAATACGCCTATTATCCATCGCCCGACAGGGAATACGTCCTCGAGCTCTCATACGACACAAAAGACTACAGTAAGACAAGAGAACGCCTGAAATACCACGCGACAACTGACAGCATAAAGGAGATGAACCCGTACCTCTACTCGGTAAAAATATACGACATCTACGCGATGACAATAGGAGAGCCCGATGAACCCGACAATTTTACAAAAAACCTTATTCTCCAGAACGTAATCAGAAAAAGGTCTGACTTCGTTTTTAAAAACCAAACCGGAGGTACTGTGACAAGGTACAGATACATAAACCTCTCAGACGAAAATTTCGGGTCCGACATGAGCGTTGTACTGGCGTTTACCTATTCCCCGGAATCTATGCAAAAAGAGCTTAACAGGATTCTTTTTTCAAATATAGTCTCATTTCTTCTTATACTCTCACTTCTCGTAATAGTGTTTTACCTTGCAACCGATCTTATGGCAAGGCCAATCAAAAACATTGTCGGGGACGTGGACGAGATAGCAAAAGGAAACCTGGACCACAGGATCAGGATTTCAGGCGGCAGGGAATTCGTGTCACTTAGAAACAGCATAGAGAACATGGTGGGAAACCTCAAAACGACGATTGAGGAACTCAAAGAGTCCAGGAGAACTATAAAAAAGTACAACGAAGAGCTCGAAAAGAGAGTTGAGATAAGAACAAGCGATCTGAAAGAGGCAAACTCGGAGGCAAACTTTTACATAGACCTGATGACGCACGACATAAACAATGCAAACACTGCGGCGCTTGGCTATGCACAGATGATTGAAGAGTCTGCCGGTGAAGAGTCTTGCGGCAACATAAAAAGACTCATCTCTTCAATCGGACATGTAACGGAGATTATATCAAACGTTTCCCTTATAAGAACGATTAACAGCAGTGAAAAGCACCTCAAGCCGGTTTCACTGGATGCGAACATCAGAAACGTAATTCTGCACTATCCTGATATGGATATAAAACATGAAGACTCAGGATATTCTGTTCTTGCAGATGAGCTGTTAGGTGAGGTCTTCTCAAACATCATAGGAAATTCAAAAAAATATGCAGGTATTGACTGTAAAATTGTTATAACAGCTGAAGAGAAAAACGACAATATAATAGTGTGCGTTGACGACAACGGACCCGGAATAACGGACGAGGTAAAGAAAAACATATTCGACAGGCTTTTCCAGGAAAAAGGTAAAGCATTCAAAAACGGCAGCGGTCTGGGACTTTACATCGTTAAAAATCTCGTGGAAAAAAGATACGAAGGCAAAGTTTTTGCAGACGACATAATAGAAGACCACCCCGAACACGGCCTCAGAATATGCGTTATGCTGAAAAAAGCACAGACGCTGACAGATTTAGTGGACGATTAA
- the thsA gene encoding thermosome subunit alpha, which translates to MAANLGGQPIFILKEGSQRTRGRDAQSGNIAAAKAVAGAVRTTLGPKGMDKMLVDTIGDVVITNDGVTILKEMDIEHPAAKMMVEVAKTQDDEVGDGTTSAVVIAGELLKRAEELLEQDVHPTVIAHGYRLAADKAQEIVKDIAIDVKPTDMAMLKKIADTAMTGKGAEAAKDKLNELVVKAISMVADEDGTVDTDFVKVEKKVGGTIEDSELIEGVVIDKERVHPSMPKKVENAKILLLNAPVEFKKTEVDAEISITSPDQLQMFLDEEENMIKSMVEKIVSSGANVLICQKGIDDIAQHYLAKEKVLGVRRVKKSDLEKLSRATGASVISSIDAIDSAELGNAGLVEEKKVGGEEMVFVTKCHNPKACTLMIRGGTEHVVDELDRALEDALRVVSVAVEDKKFVAGGGAPEVELSLRLREFAATQEGRAQLAIEAFASALEIIPRTLAENAGLDPIDMLVELRSEHENGRKTFGLNVFDGKAADMLEAGVVEPMRVKTQAIASAAEAAVMILRIDDVIAASKMGGGEGPSPEEMGGMGGMGGGMGGMPPMM; encoded by the coding sequence ATGGCAGCAAATCTTGGCGGACAGCCAATTTTCATTCTGAAAGAAGGAAGCCAGCGCACACGCGGACGCGATGCGCAGAGCGGTAATATTGCGGCAGCAAAAGCTGTTGCAGGTGCAGTTCGTACAACACTCGGTCCAAAGGGAATGGACAAGATGCTCGTTGACACAATCGGCGACGTTGTAATCACAAACGACGGTGTCACAATACTCAAAGAGATGGACATCGAACACCCTGCGGCAAAGATGATGGTTGAGGTTGCAAAGACACAGGACGATGAGGTCGGAGACGGTACAACATCGGCTGTAGTTATTGCAGGCGAACTTTTAAAGCGTGCAGAGGAACTCCTTGAACAGGACGTTCACCCAACGGTAATTGCACACGGGTACAGGCTTGCAGCCGACAAGGCCCAGGAAATAGTAAAAGACATTGCAATCGACGTAAAGCCGACCGACATGGCAATGCTCAAAAAGATTGCAGACACAGCAATGACAGGCAAGGGTGCCGAAGCTGCAAAGGACAAGCTCAACGAACTCGTCGTAAAGGCAATCTCAATGGTCGCAGACGAAGACGGAACCGTTGACACAGACTTTGTAAAGGTCGAGAAGAAGGTCGGTGGCACAATTGAGGACTCAGAACTTATCGAAGGTGTCGTAATCGACAAAGAGCGTGTACACCCCTCGATGCCAAAGAAAGTCGAAAACGCAAAGATCCTCCTTTTAAACGCACCTGTCGAGTTCAAGAAGACCGAAGTCGACGCAGAGATCTCAATCACTTCACCTGACCAGCTCCAGATGTTTTTGGACGAAGAAGAGAACATGATAAAATCAATGGTCGAGAAGATCGTCAGCTCGGGTGCAAACGTCCTTATCTGCCAGAAAGGTATCGACGACATCGCACAGCACTACCTTGCAAAGGAAAAAGTTCTCGGAGTGCGCCGTGTCAAAAAATCAGACCTTGAAAAGCTCTCACGTGCAACTGGTGCATCGGTTATCTCATCAATCGATGCAATTGACTCTGCCGAGCTCGGAAACGCCGGACTTGTCGAGGAGAAAAAGGTCGGCGGAGAAGAGATGGTCTTTGTAACAAAGTGCCACAACCCCAAGGCATGTACACTTATGATCCGCGGCGGAACAGAGCACGTTGTAGACGAGCTTGACCGGGCACTTGAAGACGCACTCCGCGTGGTCTCGGTTGCAGTCGAGGACAAAAAGTTTGTCGCAGGCGGAGGAGCACCTGAAGTTGAACTTTCATTAAGACTTCGTGAGTTTGCTGCAACACAGGAAGGACGTGCACAGCTTGCAATTGAGGCTTTCGCATCCGCTCTTGAGATTATCCCGCGTACACTCGCAGAAAACGCAGGTCTTGACCCGATTGACATGCTCGTGGAACTCCGTTCAGAGCACGAAAACGGCAGAAAGACATTCGGTCTCAACGTCTTCGACGGAAAGGCTGCAGACATGCTTGAAGCAGGCGTAGTCGAACCTATGCGTGTAAAGACCCAGGCAATAGCGTCCGCTGCAGAAGCAGCAGTCATGATCCTGAGAATTGACGATGTAATTGCAGCCTCCAAGATGGGCGGCGGAGAAGGCCCCTCACCCGAAGAAATGGGTGGAATGGGAGGCATGGGCGGCGGAATGGGCGGAATGCCCCCCATGATGTAA
- a CDS encoding transcriptional regulator, producing the protein MSHERLLQTVVSVLIMAGYNVSERCGMRPRSFDLIARKGDNIIIIKIVPHIDSAGEESARDLAVIAKHLNAKPIIIGEKARDFELERGAVYLRYGIIATSITTFYDFFVDDVPPLVYAQPGGLYVNINGNKLRDLRESRNMSLGDLAGSLGVSRRTISKYESGMSTTLDIAIKLEEIFDTAIVEAINLLSHGHGIDIEENPETYRNTGNIPRDFERMGMKMHPMQRAPFEALCVYDEKNILAGYGTAQKTLKRAALIGNLSDITDSKAVCVVTDYKKRKKIGKTLIISENELSTLEEGSDLLELIDE; encoded by the coding sequence ATGTCACACGAAAGACTTCTCCAGACAGTTGTAAGCGTGCTTATAATGGCAGGATACAATGTGTCAGAGCGCTGCGGAATGCGCCCGCGCAGTTTTGATCTGATTGCGCGCAAAGGCGACAACATAATTATAATAAAGATAGTCCCGCATATCGACAGCGCAGGGGAGGAAAGTGCAAGAGACCTTGCCGTAATAGCAAAGCACCTCAATGCAAAGCCCATCATAATCGGAGAGAAGGCACGTGATTTCGAGCTTGAAAGAGGCGCCGTATACTTAAGATACGGCATAATCGCAACAAGCATCACGACATTCTACGACTTCTTCGTCGATGATGTCCCGCCTCTTGTATATGCACAGCCAGGCGGCCTTTACGTGAACATAAACGGAAACAAACTTAGAGACCTCCGTGAAAGCCGCAATATGTCTCTCGGAGACCTTGCAGGGTCTTTAGGCGTTTCAAGAAGGACAATCTCAAAGTACGAGAGTGGGATGAGCACCACCCTTGACATAGCAATAAAACTTGAGGAGATATTCGACACTGCAATTGTTGAGGCGATAAACCTTCTCTCGCACGGGCATGGCATTGACATTGAGGAAAACCCTGAGACATACAGAAATACAGGGAACATTCCGCGCGATTTCGAACGGATGGGCATGAAGATGCACCCGATGCAGAGGGCTCCCTTCGAGGCACTGTGTGTATACGATGAGAAGAACATTCTCGCAGGCTACGGGACAGCCCAGAAGACACTGAAGCGCGCTGCACTTATAGGAAACCTCTCCGACATCACAGACTCAAAGGCCGTATGCGTGGTTACGGACTACAAGAAACGGAAGAAGATAGGTAAAACCCTGATAATAAGCGAAAATGAGCTTTCGACACTGGAAGAAGGTTCAGACCTTCTTGAGCTTATTGATGAGTAA
- a CDS encoding tRNA(Ile)(2)-agmatinylcytidine synthase gives MGTIRIGVDDTDSPNGMCTTYLGALLCEKLEKKGFEIKERLLIRLNPNAPHKTRGNAAICVVAENAEKKESDAGDAKNEAFFTACSLVEEFAEFDCENTNPGVVVSEGPVSPDFYKKALRDFCTIEEAENLLEKSGALYRGWKIKRGLIGATAAVSADLSDYTYEVLAYRSPFSKEKRSVDRKSVFLSEKMTYPRTWDSVDMKSGVVVCVPHTPDPVLYGIRGESPEWVMKSRSYIVSEEPERECLYRTNQGTDVHLVDSVISDILDGRSYRLKGKVSKKPFTGTGGHVETEISDGKSSVRCMAYEPTKEFRDIVRGLIVGDEIIVCGSYKNGSINLEKFFIESLAEDMTKKPPVCQKCGKRMTSAGKDKGYKCRTCGEKSKSPEIIRSERSVGKGWYEVPPVARRHLSMPLVRNRRKNS, from the coding sequence TTGGGAACTATAAGGATTGGAGTGGACGACACCGACTCTCCTAACGGCATGTGTACAACGTATCTCGGTGCGCTTCTCTGCGAAAAACTGGAGAAGAAAGGGTTTGAGATAAAAGAAAGGCTCCTTATACGCCTTAACCCGAATGCCCCTCACAAGACCCGCGGCAACGCCGCAATATGTGTTGTTGCTGAAAATGCTGAAAAAAAAGAATCTGATGCGGGTGATGCCAAGAATGAGGCGTTTTTTACTGCATGCTCTCTTGTAGAGGAGTTTGCCGAGTTTGACTGCGAAAATACAAATCCGGGTGTTGTGGTAAGCGAAGGACCCGTATCACCTGATTTTTACAAAAAGGCCCTGCGTGATTTCTGCACGATTGAGGAGGCGGAAAACCTCCTTGAAAAGTCCGGTGCACTTTACAGGGGGTGGAAGATAAAGCGTGGCCTTATAGGCGCCACTGCAGCAGTATCAGCGGACCTTTCGGATTATACGTATGAGGTTCTGGCATACAGAAGTCCGTTTTCAAAGGAAAAAAGGAGTGTTGACAGAAAATCCGTATTTCTTTCAGAGAAGATGACGTATCCCCGCACATGGGACTCGGTGGACATGAAAAGCGGTGTTGTTGTCTGCGTCCCGCACACTCCCGACCCGGTTCTTTACGGAATACGTGGGGAATCCCCGGAGTGGGTCATGAAGTCGCGTTCGTATATCGTATCCGAGGAGCCTGAAAGGGAATGCCTGTACAGGACGAACCAGGGGACTGACGTCCATCTTGTCGACTCCGTGATATCTGATATCCTTGACGGCCGCTCGTACAGGCTGAAAGGAAAGGTCTCAAAAAAGCCGTTTACAGGCACAGGGGGCCATGTTGAAACTGAGATATCGGACGGAAAGTCCTCTGTCCGCTGTATGGCCTATGAGCCCACAAAAGAGTTCCGGGACATTGTCCGCGGGCTTATTGTCGGGGATGAGATCATTGTCTGCGGAAGCTACAAAAACGGAAGCATAAATCTTGAGAAATTCTTTATTGAATCCCTTGCGGAAGATATGACCAAAAAACCTCCTGTGTGCCAAAAATGCGGCAAAAGAATGACAAGCGCCGGAAAAGACAAAGGGTATAAGTGCCGGACATGCGGTGAAAAATCAAAGTCTCCAGAGATAATCCGCTCAGAGAGGTCTGTTGGTAAAGGCTGGTATGAAGTGCCTCCTGTTGCAAGAAGGCATTTGTCCATGCCGCTTGTAAGAAATAGGAGAAAAAATTCTTAA
- a CDS encoding glycosyltransferase produces the protein MTDYLFPGVAVVFTALCMLFAAAFPYLYYLLGIRFGKKSGKIPALSSFPGISIVISAYNESAVIRRRIENLAESDYPRDRYEVLFIDDCSSDGTGEIARKAFVKCGIEYTFFRNSERKGTNRSYNLAIQKSKYDIIVTTDANKFFRKDTLKILISRLLSDESIAAVCAEVLPAKDMSSGNLVGMEGIYRNFYGRMCDWESSVDSTYNFNGALVAFKKNIISSINERKGADDANTAFEAIRKGYRSVYEINALVFEKVPGVAKKQYKQKIRRAKRLIEATLANTDLLHEKRPFSRRFYPVRIMMYVLCPSLFFAGGILFTAGLLLVNVFLGLVFTAAVLLSVILFRNNLISAFVLNQFYLLSGLLHLGKDMRVWESTSV, from the coding sequence ATGACCGACTATCTTTTTCCCGGTGTGGCTGTAGTTTTTACAGCCCTTTGTATGCTTTTTGCGGCTGCATTTCCTTACCTGTATTATCTTTTGGGAATAAGGTTCGGAAAAAAATCAGGAAAAATTCCGGCCCTTTCTTCTTTTCCCGGGATAAGCATTGTAATCTCGGCTTACAACGAATCTGCGGTAATAAGAAGGAGAATAGAAAACCTTGCCGAATCAGACTATCCAAGAGACAGGTATGAGGTCTTGTTCATTGACGACTGCTCTTCAGACGGTACCGGGGAAATTGCCCGTAAGGCATTTGTAAAATGCGGCATTGAATACACTTTTTTCAGAAACAGTGAGCGCAAAGGGACAAACCGGTCGTATAATCTTGCAATACAAAAGTCGAAATACGATATAATCGTGACTACTGATGCAAACAAGTTTTTCAGGAAAGATACCCTGAAAATTCTCATATCAAGACTATTAAGCGATGAGTCCATAGCCGCGGTCTGTGCCGAGGTCCTGCCTGCAAAAGATATGTCTTCAGGCAATCTTGTTGGAATGGAAGGCATATACAGAAATTTTTACGGGCGCATGTGCGACTGGGAGAGTTCCGTTGACTCGACGTATAACTTCAACGGAGCTCTTGTCGCCTTTAAAAAGAATATTATCAGCTCTATAAACGAAAGAAAGGGTGCTGATGATGCTAACACCGCTTTTGAGGCCATAAGAAAGGGTTACAGATCGGTTTACGAGATAAATGCGCTGGTTTTTGAGAAAGTCCCCGGGGTTGCAAAAAAACAGTATAAGCAAAAGATAAGGCGTGCAAAAAGGCTTATTGAGGCGACTCTGGCGAACACTGACCTTCTGCACGAAAAAAGGCCGTTTTCAAGGAGATTTTACCCCGTAAGGATCATGATGTACGTACTGTGCCCGTCACTCTTCTTTGCGGGTGGAATTCTTTTTACAGCCGGTCTTTTGCTTGTAAACGTCTTTCTGGGGCTGGTCTTTACAGCGGCTGTTCTCCTGTCTGTGATTCTTTTCAGGAACAACCTGATATCTGCCTTTGTCCTGAACCAGTTTTATCTTTTATCAGGTCTTTTGCACCTTGGGAAAGACATGAGGGTATGGGAGAGCACATCCGTCTGA
- the asnB gene encoding asparagine synthase (glutamine-hydrolyzing), whose product MCGIAGHYAFLGHDVDKDLLEKMSETLVHRGPDDSGIYCDDKTGLVHRRLSIIDLTAEGKQPMTNEDGSVWLVFNGEIYNYPELRMELLEKGHVFQTKTDSEVIIHSYEEWGEECLLKFNGMWAFAVWDKNTQTLFCARDRLGIKPFYYSISEKGIIFASEIKALCRDAGTGRRVNEEKLTAFLKWGISDYDDETMFEGVYQLLPGHYMTVHKDSADITKYWDTNPSKEVVSKKGADKGLSEKFLNLLSDSVKIHLRSDVDVGTCLSGGLDSSTITMIINGLKKENQSGGTEGAQNTFSAVFSDKRFDESEYIKVVADSSDVTPHYVSPDPKELWEDIDHLIYSNDEPFLQLTLYSQYCVMRDIGRNVKVVLDGQGADEMLGGYIAYFFCYIKDLFKKGHPVKAALETFGVLRNHRSFLSYAVPQFFVRKKRRNLIKGGDIPLKRYQGSLNEALDTDLKSTNLPYLLHWEDRTSMAFSVEARVPFLDFRVVEFLSSLPADQKIRKGVTKYILRKAIKGVVPEKIRCRMDKKGFSTPEEVWMKEDLKGNISGIINSESFKKRNYWNFNEVREEYDRFLDGKSGYSSEIWRIVCTELWLRIFFDKRSDGCALPYPHVFPKVQKT is encoded by the coding sequence ATGTGTGGTATTGCCGGACACTACGCCTTTTTGGGGCATGACGTAGACAAAGACCTTCTTGAAAAAATGTCAGAGACCCTTGTTCACAGGGGTCCTGACGATTCCGGGATATATTGTGATGACAAAACCGGCCTCGTTCACAGGAGACTTTCCATAATAGACCTTACGGCTGAGGGGAAACAGCCGATGACAAACGAGGACGGCTCAGTATGGCTTGTATTCAACGGGGAAATCTACAACTACCCGGAATTAAGGATGGAACTTCTGGAAAAAGGGCATGTTTTCCAAACAAAAACCGACAGCGAGGTTATAATCCACTCCTACGAGGAATGGGGCGAGGAGTGCCTTCTGAAATTCAACGGTATGTGGGCGTTTGCCGTATGGGACAAAAACACACAGACACTCTTCTGTGCACGGGACAGGCTCGGTATAAAGCCATTCTACTATTCCATTTCAGAAAAAGGGATTATATTTGCATCTGAAATAAAAGCCCTGTGCAGAGACGCCGGCACCGGAAGGAGAGTAAACGAAGAAAAACTTACAGCTTTTTTGAAATGGGGAATTTCGGACTATGACGACGAGACTATGTTTGAAGGGGTATACCAGCTTCTGCCCGGCCACTACATGACAGTCCACAAAGATTCCGCGGATATAACGAAATACTGGGATACAAACCCCTCAAAAGAGGTCGTTTCAAAGAAAGGAGCAGACAAAGGGCTGTCTGAAAAATTTTTAAACCTCCTGTCAGACTCGGTGAAGATTCACCTCAGAAGCGACGTCGATGTCGGAACCTGTCTTTCGGGAGGGCTTGATTCATCCACAATAACAATGATCATAAACGGACTTAAAAAAGAGAATCAGTCCGGCGGCACTGAAGGTGCACAGAATACGTTTTCCGCCGTATTTTCTGACAAAAGATTTGACGAAAGCGAATACATCAAAGTTGTTGCGGACTCATCTGACGTTACACCGCATTATGTAAGTCCTGACCCGAAAGAACTCTGGGAAGATATTGACCACCTCATATACTCAAACGACGAGCCGTTCCTTCAGCTTACACTTTACTCCCAGTACTGTGTCATGAGAGACATCGGAAGAAATGTGAAAGTTGTCCTTGACGGACAGGGTGCCGACGAGATGCTTGGAGGATACATCGCATACTTTTTCTGCTACATAAAAGACCTCTTCAAAAAAGGGCACCCTGTAAAAGCCGCACTTGAAACTTTTGGAGTCTTAAGAAACCACAGAAGTTTTCTTTCTTATGCTGTTCCCCAGTTCTTCGTCAGGAAAAAGAGGCGCAACCTGATAAAAGGGGGGGATATTCCGCTTAAAAGGTATCAGGGCAGCCTGAACGAGGCTCTTGACACCGACCTTAAAAGCACAAATCTTCCATATCTTCTCCACTGGGAGGACAGGACTTCGATGGCTTTTTCAGTCGAAGCGAGAGTGCCTTTCCTGGACTTTCGGGTAGTCGAATTCCTTTCTTCCCTTCCTGCTGACCAGAAGATAAGAAAAGGTGTCACGAAATACATCCTTCGAAAAGCGATTAAAGGAGTTGTACCTGAAAAAATCAGGTGCAGAATGGACAAAAAAGGCTTTTCAACACCCGAAGAGGTCTGGATGAAAGAAGACCTGAAGGGAAACATCTCAGGCATTATAAACTCGGAATCGTTCAAAAAGAGGAATTACTGGAATTTTAACGAAGTCAGGGAAGAATACGACAGATTTCTTGATGGAAAATCCGGTTACTCCTCTGAAATCTGGAGAATCGTCTGCACCGAACTGTGGCTGAGGATATTCTTCGACAAAAGGTCAGACGGATGTGCTCTCCCATACCCTCATGTCTTTCCCAAGGTGCAAAAGACCTGA